A DNA window from Oenanthe melanoleuca isolate GR-GAL-2019-014 chromosome 11, OMel1.0, whole genome shotgun sequence contains the following coding sequences:
- the TAT gene encoding tyrosine aminotransferase produces the protein MDSYLIQVNGHGDHAPMLDVHLKNTGNTISPGKVKGRKPRWAVRASEMSKKTFNPVRAIVDSMKVEPNPKKAMISLSLGDPTVFGNLPTNDEVTRAMKEALDSGQYNGYAPSVGYQSCREAVAAYYTCPEAPLKAQDVILTSGCSQAIELALAVLANPGQNILVPRPGFSLYKTLALSMGIEVKLYNLLPDKAWEIDLEHLESLVDEKTACLIVNNPSNPCGSVFSKSHLQEILAVASRQCVPILADEIYGDMVFADCKYEPIATLSTNVPILSCGGLAKRWLVPGWRMGWILIHDRRDIFGNEIRDGLVRLSQRILGPCTIVQGALERILHRTPPEFYHNTLSILKSNADLCYAALSAIPGLQPVRPAGAMYLMVEIEMEHFPEFENDVEFTERLISEQSVFCLPATCFEYPNFFRVVITVPEEMILEACSRIQEFCEMHYQGAEGAQDLECDK, from the exons ATGGACTCGTACCTGATCCAAGTGAATGGCCATGGAGATCATGCCCCTATGCTAGATGTTCATCTCAAGAACACTGGGAACACCATATCACCTGGGAAGGTGAAGGGTCGGAAGCCAAGATGGGCTGTCAGGGCTTCTGAAATGTCAAAGAAGACTTTTAATCCTGTTCGAGCCATCGTAGACAGCATGAAGGTGGAGCCCAACCCAAAGAAAGCCATGATCTCCTTGTCCTTAG GAGACCCGACAGTCTTTGGAAACCTTCCTACAAATGATGAGGTCACACGGGCTATGAAGGAGGCTTTGGACTCAGGACAGTACAATGGTTATGCTCCATCTGTTG GCTACCAGTCGTGCcgggaagctgtggctgcataCTACACCTGCCCGGAGGCGCCGCTGAAGGCCCAG GATGTCATCTTAACaagtggctgcagccaggccatAGAGCttgccttggcagtgctggccaATCCAGGCCAGAACATCCTGGTCCCACGGCCTGGCTTCTCCCTCTACAAGACTCTGGCATTGTCTATGGGGATAGAGGTCAAACTCTATAATCTCTTG CCAGATAAGGCCTGGGAAATTGATTTGGAGCACTTGGAGTCCTTGGTGGATGAGAAAACAGCTTGCCTCATTGTGAACAACCCATCAAACCCTTGTGGCTCTGTGTTCAGCAAGAGCCACCTCCAGGAGATCCTGGCAG TGGCATCAAGACAGTGCGTGCCCATTCTGGCTGATGAGATCTACGGAGACATG GTATTTGCTGACTGCAAGTATGAACCCATTGCAACTCTCAGCACCAATGTGCCAATCTTGTCCTGTGGTGGCTTGGCAAAGCGGTGGCTAGTCCCTGGCTGGCGGATGGGCTGGATCCTAATTCATGACAGGAGAGACATCTTTGGTAATGAG ATCAGGGATGGCCTTGTACGACTGAGTCAAAGGATCCTAGGACCCTGTACAATTGTCCAAGGAGCACTGGAGCGTATCTTACACCGAACGCCACCTGAGTTCTACCACAACACCCTAAGCATCCTCAAG tctAATGCTGACCTTTGTTATGCTGCCTTATCAGCTATCCCTGGCCTTCAGCCTGTGAGGCCTGCTGGAGCCATGTACCTGATG GTGGAGATTGAGATGGAGCATTTTCCGGAGTTTGAAAACGACGTGGAGTTCACCGAGCGACTCATCTCGGAGCAGTCCGTGTTCTGCTTGCCAGCCACG TGCTTTGAGTACCCAAACTTCTTCCGTGTAGTGATCACCGTGCCTGAGGAGATGATCTTGGAGGCCTGCAGTCGCATTCAGGAGTTCTGTGAGATGCACTACCAGGGTGCTGAGGGGGCCCAGGATCTGGAGTGTGACAAGTAG